From a region of the Spelaeicoccus albus genome:
- a CDS encoding MinD/ParA family ATP-binding protein — protein MSETGWHRASKKFTAQAPDTRSDAEDSGPATPSRSLSGFPGQHAARPAVSPKAVPPKPQTPPTQAVPEPAVAAPLDAVKGSSPAGRLAKTMGARERVIDRSVFSAARGDRWAPRIARRFGRLFTSDSYPEKLMRAAVETQKAVTTGRRIVVLSPRGGSGKTTMAALAGRIFSAVRGDPIAAIDSDPGIGTLHARLGVTEIPSVRNLLAEFENDWPDTFADLTAHLQPARSDLYACACDTADRTKTARLFTVLSRYFPITVIDAGPITDFDSSHAGAGSSHTAAAIGNSHAAIVTVPPSTPGIDAALATEAAWTTDTEADAVPRLYVPVETDARSEVSAAAAAAQLRAHDLAALPLPYDRHLSGGRGIQLGNLAESTRLAATSITSRALSLARGVQ, from the coding sequence ATGAGCGAAACAGGCTGGCACCGCGCCTCCAAGAAATTCACGGCCCAAGCACCGGACACTCGATCGGACGCTGAAGATTCCGGACCGGCCACGCCTTCGCGCAGCTTGTCCGGCTTTCCCGGACAACACGCGGCACGCCCCGCTGTTTCTCCGAAAGCCGTTCCGCCGAAACCGCAAACGCCGCCGACGCAGGCCGTACCCGAGCCAGCCGTCGCTGCGCCGCTGGACGCCGTGAAAGGCTCGAGCCCGGCCGGCCGCCTTGCCAAAACGATGGGGGCCCGCGAGCGCGTAATCGACCGCTCCGTCTTCTCGGCTGCACGCGGCGACCGCTGGGCTCCGCGGATAGCACGCCGATTCGGCAGGTTGTTCACGTCCGACTCGTACCCCGAGAAGCTGATGCGCGCGGCAGTCGAAACGCAGAAGGCCGTGACGACGGGGCGCCGCATCGTCGTCCTCAGCCCACGCGGGGGTTCCGGCAAGACGACCATGGCCGCCCTGGCCGGACGGATCTTCAGTGCCGTCAGGGGCGACCCGATCGCCGCGATCGACAGCGATCCGGGCATCGGCACTCTACACGCCCGCCTCGGTGTCACCGAGATACCGTCGGTGCGCAATCTTCTCGCCGAATTCGAAAACGACTGGCCGGATACGTTCGCCGACCTGACCGCGCACTTGCAGCCGGCGCGCTCCGATCTTTACGCGTGCGCGTGCGACACGGCCGACCGAACCAAAACGGCCCGGCTCTTCACAGTGCTTTCCCGCTATTTCCCCATCACCGTCATCGACGCCGGCCCGATCACCGACTTCGACTCCTCGCACGCCGGGGCTGGATCGAGCCACACGGCGGCCGCGATCGGAAACAGCCACGCCGCAATCGTCACGGTTCCGCCGAGCACGCCGGGCATCGACGCGGCGCTCGCCACCGAAGCCGCATGGACGACGGATACCGAGGCGGACGCCGTCCCGCGTCTGTACGTGCCCGTCGAGACGGATGCCCGTTCCGAAGTGTCGGCGGCTGCCGCCGCCGCGCAGCTGCGCGCTCACGACCTCGCCGCCTTGCCGCTGCCCTATGACAGGCATTTGAGCGGCGGTCGCGGGATTCAACTCGGCAACCTCGCCGAATCCACGCGTCTTGCCGCGACGTCCATCACGTCACGGGCGCTCAGTCTGGCTCGAGGCGTGCAATGA
- the eccD gene encoding type VII secretion integral membrane protein EccD, translating into MANSFTRVTLLGAKRHTDVLLPSSEPVGSLMPQILDLLADEPSDRVAVKTLVTVTGDVVPSDESLASAAIPDGASLQLLESSETPPPPVIYDVADAAVDESDTITGRWTPLAGRVACATISAVFVVFAAYLLIEAFAPAHRGMEMVICAPVLFGVGVAVAAARQRVASIAAIVAGWVIGVLGLWQLAEHPDMHIHLVQEMWLLAAATALGLIALAFAIRSAMIAFFQGAGTIIGLTVVWIVAAVITRDTARTAAIAGVISLLILGLAPRLALTASGLARLDDNHSSGRIVRRRDAVAAVQVAHHGLALGVVVCAVSLAISVWILSADTAYRVWTLPLAGVIALAAGLRSRSFPLVTERGTLLGAMTLGLIGLALAGIDAGGSVSILAAFGVLIMAIAVALIGAGTFPAHIAARLRVAGNRFETVLILASVPLTVGMFGVFGDLLHSFN; encoded by the coding sequence ATGGCCAATTCCTTCACTCGAGTCACGCTTTTGGGCGCCAAGCGCCACACCGACGTACTGTTGCCTTCGTCCGAACCCGTCGGCTCGCTAATGCCGCAGATCCTTGATCTGCTCGCCGACGAACCGAGCGATCGCGTCGCCGTCAAGACTCTGGTCACCGTCACCGGCGACGTTGTGCCGTCCGATGAGTCGCTGGCGTCCGCCGCAATACCGGACGGCGCTTCGCTCCAATTGCTCGAGTCTTCCGAGACGCCGCCCCCTCCAGTGATTTACGATGTCGCGGATGCCGCAGTTGACGAGTCCGACACGATCACCGGACGGTGGACTCCGCTGGCCGGGCGGGTGGCGTGCGCAACCATTTCCGCGGTTTTCGTCGTCTTTGCCGCCTATTTGCTCATCGAGGCGTTCGCGCCGGCGCATCGCGGCATGGAAATGGTCATATGCGCACCGGTCCTTTTTGGCGTAGGAGTCGCAGTCGCGGCCGCGCGACAACGCGTCGCCAGCATCGCCGCCATCGTCGCCGGCTGGGTAATAGGAGTACTCGGACTATGGCAGCTGGCCGAACATCCGGACATGCACATTCATCTCGTTCAAGAAATGTGGCTACTTGCGGCCGCCACGGCCCTCGGGCTGATCGCGTTGGCGTTTGCAATCCGCAGTGCGATGATCGCGTTTTTCCAAGGCGCCGGAACGATTATCGGGTTGACGGTGGTGTGGATAGTTGCCGCAGTCATCACTCGTGACACGGCCCGCACCGCAGCGATCGCCGGCGTCATCAGCTTGCTGATACTGGGCCTCGCTCCCCGCCTCGCATTGACGGCGTCCGGCCTTGCACGGCTTGACGACAACCATTCCAGCGGGCGGATCGTGCGGCGCCGGGACGCCGTCGCCGCCGTCCAAGTCGCACATCACGGCCTGGCGCTCGGAGTCGTCGTCTGCGCCGTGTCGTTGGCGATCTCCGTGTGGATTCTCTCCGCCGACACCGCTTATCGGGTGTGGACGCTGCCGCTGGCGGGCGTCATCGCACTTGCGGCAGGGCTGCGGTCGCGATCGTTTCCGCTTGTCACCGAGCGCGGCACGTTACTCGGCGCAATGACTTTAGGTCTCATCGGACTCGCACTGGCCGGTATCGATGCAGGCGGCTCCGTGAGCATCCTCGCGGCGTTCGGCGTGCTCATCATGGCTATCGCCGTCGCGCTGATCGGCGCCGGAACGTTTCCCGCCCACATCGCCGCGCGTCTTCGCGTGGCCGGTAACCGTTTTGAAACCGTCCTGATCCTCGCATCGGTTCCGTTGACTGTCGGAATGTTCGGCGTATTCGGCGACCTCTTGCACAGTTTCAATTGA